The following coding sequences are from one Nicotiana tabacum cultivar K326 chromosome 1, ASM71507v2, whole genome shotgun sequence window:
- the LOC107794491 gene encoding uncharacterized protein LOC107794491: MEYELFVGRKTVAARLRVWLPASGNGVERAGSPGILKLLDMPTSPVIEEYESIIITDSTSSSIEVGQVYQDKETIATSMKHYSVMHKFQFRVKRSSARSGWKYCRPVVVVDGTFLKLAYRGIMLAASTMDAASTILPLAYGVVDSENDTSWKCFFEQFKLAYGERPNMCVVSDRSESILKATSIVYPGMLHYSCMWHIWTNIRGKFKKGHLKLSELYFATARSYTLDEFNEMMSKIEEIDPRVKAYLYNIGYHRWSRVHATVNRTWTMTSNIAESLNAVTKYARELPIVELLEYMRTLLEHWTKEKLFKAKGTFTYLGYKFNKELDDNRTLSHKLRLDELPCPHALAALRQRDESFEEYCSPYYTRANLLRTYEIPVNPLPDESKWNVPQHITEEVVNPPKGGKRQPGRPQKERYKIYDEINSKKYKVLCGNCGGEKHNKGSCKNAPKMK, encoded by the exons ATGGAATATGAGCTATTTGTGGGTCGAAAAACAGTGGCAGCAAGGTTAAGAGTTTGGCTTCCAGCTTCCGGCAATGGCGTCGAACGAGCTG GTTCGCCTGGAATattaaagttacttgatatgccaacatctcccgtTATAGAGGAATATGAAAGTATAATAATAACAGATAGTACATCAAGTTCTATTGAAGTAGGACAAGTATACCAAGACAAGGAAACAATTGCAACTTCAATGAAGCACTATTCTGTCATGCACAAGTTCCAATTCAGGGTTAAAAGATCTAGTGCTAGAAG TGGTTGGAAATATTGTAGGCCAGTTGTAGTAGTTGATGGAACCTTTTTAAAGTTAGCATACAGGGGAATAATGCTAGCAGCCAGTACAATGGATGCAGCAA GTACCATATTACCATTGGCATATGGTGTTGTTGATTCAGAGAATGACACATCATGGAAGTGTttttttgagcaattcaagcTCGCGTATGGTGAAAGACcaaatatgtgtgttgtttcgGATCGGAGTGAGAGTATCTTGAAGGCAACATCTATTGTTTATCCCGGCATGCTACATTATtcttgcatgtggcatatttggacaaatatacGGGGAAAGTTCAAGAAGGGACATCTTAAGCTAAGTGAATTATACTTTGCCACGGCGCGGTCATACACacttgatgaatttaatgaaatGATGTCAAAGATTGAGGAGATTGACCCCCGTGTTAAAGCATACTTATACAATATTGGATATCATAGATGGTCTCGAGTACATGCTACGGTGAACAGAACTTGGACTATGACATCAAACATTGCAGAGTCGTTGAATGCTGTAACAAAATATGCAAGAGAGCTGCCGATAGTAGAACTATTAGAGTATATGAGGACCCTTCTTGAACATTGGACGAAAGAAAAATTATTCAAAGCAAAGGGTACATTCACATACCTTGGATACAAATTCAACAAAGAGTTGGATGACAACAGAACATTGTCGCACAAACTTAGA CTTGATGAACTACCTTGTCCACATGCTTTGGCTGCTTTAAGACAAAGGGATGAGTCTTTTGAAGAATATTGTTCTCCTTATTACACAAGGGCGAACCTCTTGCGTACGTATGAAATACCAGTAAATCCGCTGCCTGATGAAAGCAAATGGAATGTGCCACAACATATAACTGAAGAAGTAGTAAATCCACCTAAAGGAGGGAAAAGACAACCAGGAAGACCtcaaaaagaaagatacaaaatatatgatgaaataaattcAAAGAAGTACAAGGTTTTATGCGGCAACTGCGGAGGAGAAAAGCATAACAAAGGATCTTGCAAGAATGCAcccaaaatgaaataa